In a genomic window of Halalkalicoccus sp. CG83:
- a CDS encoding ABC transporter permease, with product MRSVVPTSLRSRIHGLPFGLALLCGAIAAIVVFPLTWLVLQAATVDPERALSMLARPATVEVVVNSLLLMAAVTVLSVLIGVPLAFLTVRTDLPFRRFWSIVVSLPLVIPSYIGAFAFVSAFGPRGEFHSLLAPLGIERLPEIYGFPGTVAVITLYTYPYVYLTARAALLSFDTTLVDAARTLNHGRWSAFRRVTLPHIRPAIAAGALLAALYAVSDFGTPTIMRLPVFTRQIYVEYNAFGQDYAALLSLQLLVIVIAVLALERWVRSERTIHGDLGETPGEAVVPLGRLRWPATLLPASIAVFALVVPIWILGLWLVTAETGGRPSLAFEWAFAFNSVWVAGVAALVATLAALPVAYFAATDDGPLSTVFERATYVGFAVPGVVLALALVYFGAGYLPGLYQTIPLLVFAYTVRFMPQAVGAIRTTTRQVDPRLVEAARTLGETPHRAFRRVTLPLIAPGVVAGAALVFLTTMKELPATLILRPTDFESLVTHIWRAQEAAYFQYAAVPALLLVVVSGLSMVVLLSQGEAGR from the coding sequence ATGAGATCAGTCGTTCCCACCTCGCTGCGCTCGCGAATCCACGGTCTCCCGTTCGGACTGGCGCTTCTATGCGGCGCGATCGCCGCGATCGTCGTGTTCCCGCTGACGTGGCTCGTCCTCCAGGCGGCGACCGTCGATCCCGAGCGCGCGCTGTCGATGCTGGCCCGTCCCGCGACCGTCGAGGTGGTCGTCAACAGCCTGCTGCTCATGGCCGCCGTCACCGTTCTATCCGTTCTCATCGGCGTTCCGCTGGCGTTCCTCACCGTTCGGACGGACCTGCCGTTCCGGCGGTTCTGGTCGATCGTCGTCTCGCTGCCGCTCGTGATCCCCAGCTACATCGGCGCGTTCGCGTTCGTCTCGGCGTTCGGTCCACGAGGCGAGTTCCACTCGCTGCTCGCCCCGCTGGGGATCGAGCGCCTGCCCGAGATCTACGGCTTCCCGGGCACGGTCGCCGTCATCACGCTCTACACGTATCCCTACGTCTACCTCACGGCTCGGGCCGCGCTGCTCTCGTTCGACACGACGCTCGTCGACGCCGCGCGGACGCTGAACCACGGGCGGTGGTCGGCGTTCCGGCGGGTGACGCTCCCCCACATCCGCCCCGCGATCGCCGCGGGGGCGCTGCTGGCCGCGCTGTACGCCGTCTCCGACTTCGGGACGCCGACGATCATGCGCCTGCCCGTGTTCACCCGGCAGATCTACGTCGAGTACAACGCCTTCGGACAGGACTACGCGGCGCTGCTCTCGTTGCAGCTGCTCGTGATCGTGATCGCCGTGCTGGCGCTCGAACGGTGGGTCCGGTCGGAGCGAACGATCCACGGCGACCTCGGCGAGACCCCCGGCGAGGCCGTCGTCCCGCTCGGGAGGCTTCGCTGGCCCGCGACGCTGTTGCCGGCGTCGATCGCCGTGTTCGCGCTGGTCGTACCGATCTGGATCCTCGGTCTGTGGCTGGTCACCGCCGAGACCGGAGGACGGCCGTCGCTCGCCTTCGAGTGGGCGTTCGCGTTCAACTCCGTCTGGGTCGCGGGAGTCGCGGCGCTCGTCGCCACGCTCGCGGCGCTGCCGGTGGCGTACTTCGCCGCCACCGACGACGGCCCGCTTTCGACGGTGTTCGAGCGCGCGACGTACGTCGGCTTCGCGGTTCCGGGGGTCGTCCTGGCGCTCGCGCTGGTCTACTTCGGCGCGGGCTACCTGCCGGGGCTCTACCAGACGATCCCGCTTCTGGTGTTCGCCTACACCGTCCGGTTCATGCCCCAGGCCGTCGGCGCGATCCGGACCACCACCCGACAGGTAGATCCACGCCTCGTCGAGGCAGCACGCACGCTCGGCGAGACCCCCCACCGGGCCTTCCGCCGGGTCACCCTCCCACTGATCGCCCCCGGCGTGGTCGCCGGAGCGGCGCTGGTCTTCCTGACGACGATGAAGGAACTGCCGGCGACGCTGATCCTCCGACCGACGGATTTCGAGTCGCTCGTCACCCACATCTGGCGCGCACAGGAGGCGGCGTACTTCCAGTACGCCGCGGTTCCCGCGCTGTTGCTCGTGGTCGTCTCGGGGCTGTCGATGGTCGTGCTCCTCTCGCAGGGCGAGGCGGGTCGGTAA
- a CDS encoding poly(R)-hydroxyalkanoic acid synthase subunit PhaE has product MSEPNQWNEFMQAMNQQFAQSLEQNVEAQTQFVESWFETLEQTSDPEQMGEAFEGTANAYTTWMEASQQAYERSMDAMSGEDVEPEEFRDIWLNAANEAFKEVADTTAFAATTGQTVEEALEYQQQIDDLADETLHTLGFATKRDVQEVGERLIELERRQHAVERKLDTVIDHLEDEE; this is encoded by the coding sequence ATGTCAGAACCAAACCAGTGGAACGAGTTCATGCAAGCCATGAACCAGCAGTTCGCACAGAGTCTAGAACAGAACGTCGAGGCCCAGACCCAGTTCGTCGAGTCCTGGTTCGAGACGCTCGAGCAGACGAGCGATCCCGAACAGATGGGTGAGGCCTTCGAGGGAACCGCCAACGCGTACACGACGTGGATGGAGGCGTCCCAGCAGGCCTACGAGCGCTCGATGGACGCGATGAGCGGCGAGGACGTCGAGCCCGAGGAGTTCCGCGACATCTGGCTCAACGCAGCCAACGAGGCGTTCAAGGAGGTCGCCGATACGACGGCGTTCGCGGCGACGACGGGCCAGACCGTCGAGGAGGCACTCGAGTATCAGCAGCAGATCGACGATCTCGCCGACGAGACGCTCCACACCCTCGGCTTCGCCACCAAGCGCGACGTCCAAGAGGTCGGCGAGCGACTGATCGAACTCGAGCGCCGCCAGCACGCCGTCGAGCGGAAACTCGACACGGTCATCGACCACCTCGAAGACGAAGAATGA
- a CDS encoding AbrB/MazE/SpoVT family DNA-binding domain-containing protein produces MTNEGDNPWWPPAMFANQMQEASEEAVGQQQKLFAEWMSKMNDGAAPSVPTGGLGGLSGLSAMSMEAATFKTRVQSGGRISIPDAEREALDIDEGDIVQTIVIPLDTGGDDDD; encoded by the coding sequence ATGACGAACGAGGGTGACAATCCGTGGTGGCCGCCTGCGATGTTCGCGAACCAGATGCAGGAGGCGAGCGAGGAGGCCGTCGGACAGCAACAGAAGCTGTTCGCGGAGTGGATGTCGAAGATGAACGACGGCGCGGCCCCGTCCGTACCGACGGGCGGTCTGGGCGGGCTCTCCGGGCTCTCGGCGATGAGCATGGAGGCGGCGACGTTCAAGACGCGCGTCCAGAGCGGCGGGCGCATCAGCATCCCCGACGCGGAGCGCGAGGCGCTCGACATCGACGAGGGCGACATCGTTCAGACGATAGTCATTCCCCTCGATACGGGAGGCGACGACGATGACTGA